The proteins below come from a single Malus sylvestris chromosome 3, drMalSylv7.2, whole genome shotgun sequence genomic window:
- the LOC126614409 gene encoding monothiol glutaredoxin-S9-like, protein MDKVMRLASEKGVVIFSKSSCCLCYAVKILFQEIGVSPVVHEIDQDPEGREMEKALTRMGCTAPVPAVFIGGNLIGSTNEVMSLHLKGQLIPKLKPYQQ, encoded by the coding sequence ATGGACAAAGTAATGAGGTTGGCATCAGAGAAGGGTGTGGTGATTTTTAGCAAGAGCTCATGTTGCCTGTGTTACGCAGTCAAAATTCTATTCCAAGAAATTGGGGTGAGTCCTGTGGTTCATGAGATTGACCAAGATCCCGAGGGCCGGGAAATGGAGAAGGCTCTTACGAGGATGGGGTGTACCGCGCCAGTGCCCGCTGTGTTCATAGGTGGAAATCTCATTGGATCGACCAACGAAGTCATGTCCCTCCACCTAAAAGGCCAGCTGATCCCAAAGCTGAAGCCTTATCAGCAGTAG